A genomic stretch from Thalassophryne amazonica chromosome 18, fThaAma1.1, whole genome shotgun sequence includes:
- the kcnj12a gene encoding ATP-sensitive inward rectifier potassium channel 12, which translates to MINRYSIVSSEEEGLRLSAMHGMNGFGNGKIHTRRKCRNRFVKKNGQCNVQFANMDEKSQRYMADIFTTCVDIRWRWMLVVFTLVFVVSWLAFGLAFWVIALLHGDLDNPAGDDNFRPCVLQVNGFVAAFLFSIETQSTIGYGYRCVTEECPVAVFMVVSQSIVGCIIDCFMIGAIMAKMARPKKRAQTLLFSHNAVIAMRDRKLCLMWRVGNLRKSHIVEAHVRAQLIKPRITVEGEYIPLDQIDINVGFDKGLDRIFLVSPITILHEIDEESPLFGISKQDLETSDFEIVVILEGMVEATAMTTQARSSYLASEILWGHRFEPVLFEEKNIYKVDYSHFHKTYEVPSTPRCSAKEMVENKFLVPSSNSFCYENELAFLNRDDDEENTGGGTRALANLSPDRNSRHEFECLQATRGLDQRSYRRESEI; encoded by the coding sequence ATGATCAACCGCTACAGCATTGTGTCATCAGAGGAAGAGGGCCTCCGCCTCTCTGCCATGCATGGCATGAATGGCTTTGGCAATGGCAAGATTCATACACGCCGTAAGTGCCGCAACCGCTTTGTTAAAAAGAATGGCCAGTGCAATGTGCAGTTTGCCAATATGGACGAGAAGTCACAGCGATACATGGCCGACATCTTCACCACATGCGTAGACATTCGCTGGCGATGGATGCTGGTTGTCTTTACCCTTGTATTTGTTGTATCGTGGCTTGCCTTCGGCTTAGCCTTCTGGGTTATTGCGTTACTGCATGGAGATCTGGACAACCCAGCCGGAGATGACAACTTCAGGCCATGTGTCCTACAGGTCAATGGATTTGTGGCTGCCTTTCTATTCTCAATTGAAACACAGTCCACCATAGGATACGGCTACCGCTGTGTGACTGAGGAGTGCCCAGTGGCAGTCTTCATGGTAGTTTCCCAGTCCATTGTTGGCTGCATAATCGACTGCTTTATGATTGGAGCCATCATGGCTAAGATGGCAAGGCCCAAGAAGCGAGCACAAACACTACTGTTTAGCCACAATGCTGTCATTGCTATGCGGGATAGAAAGCTGTGCCTGATGTGGAGGGTAGGGAACCTTCGCAAGAGCCACATTGTAGAGGCCCATGTTCGGGCACAACTCATCAAACCCAGAATCACTGTTGAAGGGGAATACATCCCTCTGGACCAAATAGACATTAATGTGGGCTTTGACAAAGGCCTGGACAGGATTTTCCTAGTTTCACCCATTACTATTCTCCATGAGATCGATGAAGAAAGCCCCCTTTTCGGAATCAGCAAACAGGACTTAGAGACATCAGACTTTGAGATTGTTGTCATCCTGGAGGGGATGGTTGAAGCAACAGCCATGACTACACAGGCTCGCAGCTCCTACTTGGCCTCTGAGATCCTTTGGGGTCACCGGTTTGAGCCAGTCTTATTTGAGGAGAAGAACATCTACAAGGTGGATTACTCTCACTTTCACAAAACTTATGAGGTGCCGTCCACCCCTCGCTGCAGTGCCAAGGAGATGGTGGAGAATAAATTTCTAGTACCCAGCTCTAATTCCTTCTGCTATGAAAATGAACTAGCCTTCCTGAACCGCGATGATGATGAGGAGAACACTGGTGGTGGAACCAGAGCACTGGCTAACCTCAGTCCAGATCGAAACAGCCGACATGAATTTGAGTGCCTACAGGCCACCAGAGGACTGGATCAAAGGTCATATCGTAGAGAGTCAGAAATATGA